The following are from one region of the Klebsiella aerogenes genome:
- the hisJ gene encoding histidine ABC transporter substrate-binding protein HisJ, whose translation MKKLALSLSLALALSSVSTVFAAIPQKIRIGTDPTYAPFESKNAQGELVGFDIDLAKELCKRINTQCTFVENPLDALIPSLKAKKIDAIMSSLSITEKRQQEIAFTDKLYAADSRLVVKKGSDITPDLSKLKGKRIGVLQGTTQETYGNEHWAPKGIEIVSYQGQDNIYSDLTAGRIDAAFQDEVAASEGFLKQPIGKDYQFGGPSIKDEKLFGVGTGMGLRKDDNELREALNKAFAEMRKDGTYDKLAKKYFDFNVYGD comes from the coding sequence ATGAAAAAACTAGCGTTGTCTCTTTCTTTGGCGCTGGCCCTTTCCAGCGTTTCCACGGTATTCGCAGCAATCCCACAAAAAATCCGTATCGGTACGGATCCCACTTATGCGCCGTTCGAATCGAAAAATGCGCAGGGTGAATTGGTTGGTTTTGATATCGATCTGGCGAAAGAGCTGTGTAAGCGTATCAATACGCAATGTACCTTCGTTGAGAACCCGCTGGATGCACTGATCCCATCGTTAAAAGCGAAGAAGATCGATGCGATTATGTCATCGCTGTCGATTACCGAAAAACGCCAGCAGGAAATTGCCTTCACCGACAAACTGTATGCCGCTGATTCTCGTCTGGTGGTGAAAAAGGGCAGCGACATTACGCCTGATCTCAGCAAGCTGAAAGGCAAGCGCATTGGCGTGCTGCAGGGCACGACTCAGGAAACCTACGGTAATGAGCACTGGGCGCCGAAAGGGATTGAAATTGTCTCCTATCAGGGGCAGGACAATATCTATTCCGACCTGACCGCAGGCCGTATTGATGCTGCGTTCCAGGATGAAGTCGCCGCCAGCGAAGGCTTCCTCAAACAGCCGATCGGCAAGGATTACCAGTTCGGCGGCCCATCCATTAAGGATGAGAAGTTGTTCGGCGTCGGCACCGGTATGGGTCTGCGTAAAGATGACAACGAGCTGCGCGAGGCGCTGAATAAAGCTTTCGCGGAAATGCGTAAAGATGGCACCTACGACAAGCTGGCGAAGAAATATTTCGACTTTAACGTGTACGGCGATTAA
- a CDS encoding alanine racemase produces MSDIESKNYNQQRQQLAHDRRFQFRDNQLCFEQISLDALARKYPTPFYVFSEPEIIRNIGEIQQAFAAHKKTKTFFASKTCSVMGVLKAIRDAGICAEANSQFEVRKCLEIGFRGDQIVFNGVVKKPEDLEFAIANDLYLINVDSLYELDHIDSISRKLQKVANVCVRVEPNVPSATHAELVTAFHAKSGLDLEQAEETCRRILDMPYVHLRGLHMHVGDQVPEAEPFAKATKVLVDESRRLEEVLGIKFDLINVGGGIPVAYKYDEQNGDPLKDNMYAGITAQDFADAVINEVHKWRTDVEICIEPGRKVTGSAAVLLTEVSCEKRKTNYDVDGNVECHVEWKFVDAGYSVLSDSQHFDWFFYVYNASRINESHDSYIKLAGPLCDGGDYFHMGVKGEEFLMPADTAIGDVVAFLDAGAYTIESQTVYNNRPRTAVVMIDKDGNDRLIRREDTYEDMVKYDIY; encoded by the coding sequence ATGTCAGACATCGAAAGCAAAAATTATAATCAGCAGCGCCAGCAGCTGGCCCACGACCGCCGTTTCCAGTTCAGGGACAATCAGCTCTGTTTTGAGCAAATAAGCCTGGATGCCTTAGCCCGCAAATATCCGACGCCGTTTTATGTGTTTTCTGAGCCGGAAATCATCCGCAACATCGGCGAAATTCAGCAGGCCTTTGCCGCGCACAAGAAAACAAAGACCTTCTTTGCCTCCAAAACCTGCTCGGTTATGGGCGTGCTGAAAGCTATCCGCGATGCCGGAATTTGTGCTGAAGCGAATTCGCAGTTTGAAGTGCGCAAGTGCCTGGAAATAGGTTTTCGCGGCGATCAGATTGTGTTTAACGGCGTGGTGAAAAAACCGGAAGATCTGGAATTCGCCATCGCGAACGATCTGTATCTGATTAACGTCGACAGCCTTTACGAGCTGGACCACATCGACAGCATTTCCCGCAAATTACAGAAAGTGGCGAATGTCTGTGTTCGCGTGGAGCCCAATGTGCCTTCCGCCACCCACGCTGAGCTGGTTACCGCATTCCATGCAAAATCTGGTCTCGATCTCGAGCAGGCGGAAGAAACCTGTCGGCGGATCCTCGATATGCCATATGTACATTTACGCGGTCTGCATATGCACGTTGGGGATCAGGTTCCGGAGGCTGAACCTTTCGCCAAAGCCACCAAAGTGCTGGTCGACGAGTCACGCCGTCTGGAAGAGGTGCTGGGGATTAAATTCGATCTCATTAACGTCGGCGGCGGGATCCCGGTTGCCTATAAGTACGATGAGCAAAACGGCGATCCGCTGAAAGACAACATGTATGCCGGGATCACCGCGCAGGATTTCGCCGATGCGGTCATCAATGAAGTGCATAAATGGCGGACCGATGTGGAGATCTGCATTGAGCCAGGCCGTAAGGTGACAGGCTCTGCGGCCGTGCTGCTGACCGAAGTGTCCTGCGAAAAGCGTAAAACGAATTACGACGTTGATGGCAATGTCGAATGCCACGTCGAGTGGAAGTTCGTCGATGCCGGTTACAGCGTGCTCTCGGACAGCCAGCATTTTGACTGGTTCTTCTACGTCTATAACGCTTCCAGAATTAATGAATCCCACGACAGCTATATCAAACTGGCAGGCCCGCTTTGCGACGGCGGCGATTATTTCCATATGGGCGTCAAAGGCGAAGAATTTTTAATGCCCGCAGATACGGCAATTGGTGATGTCGTCGCCTTCCTCGATGCCGGGGCTTATACCATCGAAAGCCAGACCGTCTATAACAACCGGCCGCGTACGGCGGTTGTGATGATTGATAAAGATGGCAATGACCGACTGATTCGCCGGGAAGATACCTACGAAGATATGGTCAAGTACGACATCTATTGA
- a CDS encoding amino acid permease → MSAEQEGIRAPAESGLRRSLKKRHLLMISLGGTIGTGLFVGIAEPLHSVGPVGTLLAYLIAGSIMLATMMCLGELACAFPHSGSFQHYALMFLPHPLWSYTIGWLYWLSWVFSLAADLTAAGFLAHDYFPAVPVHYFCLIILVALTLINLCSARSFGECEYWLSAIKVFAIVLFIAVGCVMLFSMSKDAAFQPTLKTPSGWFPNGPWQILICMTIVIYSFQGAELVGNAAGESEAPQAILPKVIRGIGVRIILFYGLGVGILALIYPWGRPPDADSPFVWVFAHAGIPWAKTLMTLVIFSAAISAANSAIFASSRMLWSMAGDGFAPVRFAKLSGTGVPVAAILITCGLALVSLLTRYIPAQQFYLYLIASTGQVGCLAWATIGWCQLRFRSAVKAGRYPGLNRLYCAPLYPWLPIIVITANIAIIIGTWFSEHGGIIMCIELLLMAIVAGSWRLRTP, encoded by the coding sequence ATGAGTGCGGAACAGGAAGGGATTCGTGCGCCAGCGGAAAGCGGGCTGCGACGAAGCCTAAAGAAGCGTCATCTATTGATGATCTCTTTAGGCGGCACCATAGGAACCGGGTTGTTTGTGGGAATAGCGGAACCTCTGCACAGCGTTGGGCCTGTTGGTACGCTGCTGGCCTATTTAATTGCTGGTAGCATTATGCTGGCAACGATGATGTGTCTGGGTGAACTTGCCTGCGCTTTCCCGCACTCCGGTTCCTTTCAGCACTACGCGCTGATGTTTCTTCCTCATCCGCTCTGGAGTTACACCATCGGCTGGCTGTACTGGTTGAGCTGGGTTTTCTCGCTGGCCGCCGATCTGACGGCGGCCGGATTTCTGGCTCATGATTACTTCCCCGCTGTTCCTGTGCACTATTTTTGCCTGATCATTCTGGTGGCCTTGACGCTGATTAACCTCTGTTCGGCCCGCAGTTTTGGCGAATGCGAATACTGGCTTTCGGCCATCAAAGTGTTTGCGATAGTGCTTTTTATTGCCGTTGGCTGCGTGATGCTCTTTTCCATGTCAAAAGACGCAGCCTTCCAGCCGACGCTGAAAACTCCCTCAGGCTGGTTTCCCAACGGTCCCTGGCAGATCCTCATCTGTATGACGATTGTCATCTATTCGTTCCAGGGCGCAGAACTGGTGGGGAATGCAGCCGGAGAGTCCGAAGCGCCGCAGGCGATCCTACCAAAGGTGATCCGAGGCATTGGTGTGCGGATCATCCTTTTTTACGGCCTTGGCGTGGGGATCCTGGCGCTGATTTATCCCTGGGGCAGGCCGCCGGATGCCGATAGTCCCTTTGTCTGGGTCTTTGCTCATGCCGGTATTCCCTGGGCGAAAACGCTGATGACGCTGGTGATTTTCTCTGCGGCAATATCAGCGGCTAATTCGGCGATTTTCGCCAGCTCTCGCATGCTGTGGTCGATGGCGGGAGATGGTTTTGCGCCAGTCAGATTCGCGAAACTAAGCGGGACGGGAGTGCCTGTTGCAGCTATTCTGATTACGTGTGGCCTTGCTCTGGTTTCTCTGCTGACGCGCTACATTCCGGCGCAGCAGTTTTATCTGTATCTGATTGCCAGCACCGGGCAGGTGGGATGCCTTGCCTGGGCGACGATTGGCTGGTGCCAGCTGCGTTTTCGCTCTGCGGTGAAGGCCGGGCGATATCCCGGCCTGAACAGACTCTACTGTGCGCCTCTTTACCCGTGGCTACCGATAATCGTTATTACAGCTAATATTGCCATTATTATCGGCACGTGGTTCAGCGAGCATGGAGGGATTATTATGTGTATAGAGTTGTTATTAATGGCGATAGTGGCTGGCTCGTGGCGGCTGCGAACGCCCTGA
- a CDS encoding UbiX family flavin prenyltransferase yields the protein MKRLIVGISGASGAIYGVRLLQVLRDVADVETHLIMSQAARQTLSLETDYSLREVQALADVVHDARDIAASISSGSFKTTGMVILPCSMKTLSGIVNSYTDGLLTRAADVVLKERRPLVLCVRETPFHLGHLRLMVQAAEMGAVIMPPVPAFYHRPQSLDEVINQTVNRVIDQFAIDLPQDLFTRWQGAS from the coding sequence ATGAAACGACTGATAGTGGGGATTTCCGGAGCAAGCGGTGCGATTTACGGCGTGCGGCTGTTGCAGGTACTGCGCGATGTTGCGGATGTCGAAACCCACCTGATAATGAGCCAGGCGGCGCGTCAGACCCTATCGCTTGAAACCGACTACTCGCTGCGTGAAGTACAGGCGTTGGCTGATGTGGTGCATGATGCGCGCGATATCGCCGCCAGTATCTCGTCCGGCTCGTTCAAAACGACCGGGATGGTTATCCTGCCGTGCTCGATGAAAACGCTCTCCGGCATCGTCAACAGCTATACTGACGGCCTGTTGACCCGTGCGGCGGATGTGGTGCTGAAAGAGCGTCGCCCGCTGGTGCTTTGCGTTCGCGAGACGCCATTTCACCTTGGGCACTTGCGCTTGATGGTGCAGGCGGCGGAAATGGGCGCGGTGATCATGCCGCCGGTACCGGCGTTTTATCATCGTCCGCAGAGCCTGGATGAAGTGATTAATCAGACTGTTAACCGGGTTATCGATCAGTTTGCTATTGATCTGCCGCAAGACCTGTTTACTCGTTGGCAGGGCGCCTCGTAA
- a CDS encoding sigma 54-interacting transcriptional regulator: protein MKSPESELSQALNIFSRFFDLIHQPLAVINTRGEYVYYNQESAELDGYSIEQALGRHMLDVYPAMKETQSTMLSSLKTGVEYIGHYQIYYNARGQAVDYQHTTAPLYSANGEVMGAIEIGRNMSGVRRLQEQVVELNRLLYTADRETRPAIVTESPLMLDCIEKGKRLAASQVPVMIVGETGTGKELFAKLIHQYSRRAEKPFIALNCGALPATLIESTLFGTVRGAYTGAENSQGYLELANGGTLFLDEMNAMPAEMQSKLLRFLQDKTYWKLGGQQQQRSDVRIIAAMNEAPTALIAQGKLRTDLFYRLCVGMLLLPPLSKRTEDIPLLANYFIDKHRDDALQDIQGLSENARIEIMTHSWPGNVRMLENAIVRSMVMQEEDGPLRKIIFEEEGQELRTIAAPLAASPLEDTPEMVGSLEQRVQQFEKGVIETALNHAGGNIAAAARSLNVSRTTLQYKVQKYAIRFGVVSY from the coding sequence ATGAAGTCACCGGAGTCTGAGCTCAGCCAGGCGCTGAATATTTTTTCCCGCTTTTTCGATTTGATCCACCAGCCGCTGGCGGTGATTAACACGCGCGGAGAATACGTTTATTACAACCAGGAAAGCGCCGAGCTGGATGGCTACAGCATTGAGCAGGCGCTGGGCAGACATATGCTGGACGTCTACCCGGCGATGAAAGAGACGCAAAGTACGATGTTGTCCTCGCTAAAAACTGGCGTGGAGTACATCGGGCACTACCAGATTTACTACAATGCTCGCGGCCAGGCCGTCGATTATCAACACACCACCGCCCCGCTCTACTCGGCTAACGGTGAAGTGATGGGCGCCATTGAGATTGGCCGCAATATGTCTGGCGTCCGACGTTTGCAGGAACAGGTGGTGGAGCTTAACCGCCTGCTCTATACCGCCGATCGTGAAACCCGGCCTGCAATTGTCACCGAAAGCCCGCTGATGCTCGACTGTATTGAAAAAGGGAAACGGCTGGCAGCAAGCCAGGTGCCGGTGATGATTGTCGGCGAAACGGGCACCGGCAAGGAGCTGTTTGCCAAACTTATCCATCAGTACAGCCGCCGGGCCGAAAAGCCCTTTATCGCCCTGAACTGTGGCGCGCTTCCCGCCACCCTTATCGAGAGCACGCTTTTTGGTACCGTGCGCGGTGCCTATACCGGGGCGGAAAACAGCCAGGGGTATCTGGAGCTCGCCAACGGCGGAACCCTGTTTCTTGATGAAATGAATGCGATGCCGGCAGAAATGCAGAGCAAGCTGCTGAGATTTTTACAGGATAAAACCTACTGGAAGCTCGGCGGGCAACAGCAGCAGCGCTCTGACGTGCGTATCATCGCGGCCATGAACGAAGCGCCGACGGCGTTGATTGCTCAGGGAAAGCTGAGAACCGACCTGTTCTATCGCCTGTGCGTGGGCATGCTGTTGCTGCCGCCGCTAAGCAAACGCACGGAAGACATCCCGCTGCTGGCGAACTACTTCATCGACAAACACCGCGATGACGCACTGCAGGACATTCAGGGGCTGAGCGAAAACGCCAGAATTGAAATCATGACCCACAGCTGGCCGGGTAACGTCAGGATGCTGGAGAACGCCATCGTCCGCAGTATGGTGATGCAGGAGGAAGATGGCCCGCTGCGGAAGATTATTTTCGAGGAAGAGGGACAGGAATTGCGCACCATTGCAGCACCGCTTGCCGCTTCTCCCCTTGAGGATACGCCGGAAATGGTGGGCTCACTGGAACAGCGAGTGCAACAGTTTGAAAAAGGAGTGATCGAGACAGCGCTGAATCATGCCGGAGGCAACATTGCCGCAGCGGCACGCAGTCTGAACGTTTCGCGGACTACCTTGCAGTACAAAGTACAGAAATACGCGATTCGCTTTGGCGTGGTCAGCTACTGA
- a CDS encoding APC family permease, with product MSNNQSGLLGIKDIVFMNVIAILSLRQIPNVAPYGASAMLLWVIAAFCLFFPLAMVCGELSTGWPKDGGIFVWIKEAFGKRIAWIVVVCFLFSCVLFFPLMLQFGFTALGYMIGGGLAENKAFIGIGSAVIFWLLTLMNIRGLEWTKIINSVSAWCGVFIPSTILILLAVVWLLTGHKMATDYSTASNWIPDLGHWDTVVFLSSMMFAFAGLEVAPMIAGRTRNPQRDFPRAMAVSAAVIVGIYMVGTWALNTLLPAGKTDIVAGVMQAMHSAAETLHMPWLIPVMAICMFFGALGQINSWLVGPIYMLQEASREDNLLGDKIAQLHPVWKTPVFALVVQAIIVTVLCFSTFISPSVAAAYWMLTALTTITYFIPYLVMFPAFWRLRIVQPDTPRSFKIPGKILPALLPVLGFISIAFAVFLLFIPPSQIDMGGYFQYAGKIIGGALLAVLVAEVIYLRAQKRNARLNVAGEK from the coding sequence ATGAGTAACAATCAGTCTGGCTTGTTGGGTATAAAAGATATTGTCTTTATGAACGTCATCGCGATCCTGAGCCTGCGGCAAATCCCGAACGTCGCCCCTTATGGTGCGTCGGCAATGCTGCTGTGGGTGATTGCCGCATTCTGTTTATTCTTTCCTCTGGCGATGGTGTGCGGGGAATTATCGACAGGCTGGCCGAAGGACGGCGGGATTTTTGTCTGGATCAAAGAGGCATTTGGTAAGCGCATCGCGTGGATTGTGGTGGTGTGCTTCCTGTTTTCCTGCGTGCTGTTCTTCCCGCTGATGCTGCAGTTCGGTTTTACCGCTCTGGGCTACATGATTGGCGGTGGGCTTGCGGAAAATAAGGCGTTTATCGGTATTGGTTCGGCGGTGATCTTCTGGCTGCTCACGCTGATGAATATTCGTGGTCTGGAATGGACCAAAATCATCAACAGCGTCAGCGCCTGGTGTGGTGTTTTTATTCCGTCCACCATTTTAATTCTGCTGGCCGTGGTCTGGCTGCTGACCGGTCATAAAATGGCGACCGACTACAGTACCGCCAGCAACTGGATCCCGGATTTAGGGCATTGGGATACGGTGGTATTTCTTTCCAGCATGATGTTTGCCTTTGCCGGTCTTGAAGTGGCACCGATGATTGCCGGGCGTACACGCAATCCGCAGCGCGATTTTCCTCGTGCGATGGCGGTGTCGGCGGCAGTGATTGTGGGTATCTATATGGTAGGCACCTGGGCGCTCAACACGCTGTTGCCTGCGGGAAAAACGGATATCGTGGCTGGCGTGATGCAGGCTATGCACTCAGCGGCTGAGACTCTGCATATGCCATGGCTGATCCCGGTAATGGCAATCTGTATGTTCTTCGGCGCGCTCGGGCAGATTAACTCCTGGCTGGTGGGACCGATTTACATGCTGCAGGAGGCATCGCGCGAGGATAATTTGCTGGGGGATAAAATTGCGCAGCTGCATCCGGTATGGAAAACCCCCGTTTTCGCTCTGGTGGTTCAGGCTATTATCGTTACCGTACTTTGTTTCTCAACCTTTATTTCACCAAGCGTAGCTGCGGCCTACTGGATGCTGACGGCATTGACCACCATCACCTATTTCATTCCCTATCTGGTGATGTTCCCGGCGTTCTGGCGTTTACGCATCGTTCAGCCAGATACCCCAAGAAGCTTTAAAATCCCCGGAAAAATTCTGCCTGCGCTGTTACCGGTGCTTGGATTTATCTCTATCGCCTTTGCGGTGTTCCTGCTGTTTATCCCACCTTCACAAATTGATATGGGCGGCTATTTCCAGTACGCAGGGAAAATTATTGGCGGTGCGCTGTTAGCGGTGCTGGTGGCAGAGGTTATTTATCTGCGTGCGCAAAAGCGTAACGCACGTCTGAACGTGGCGGGAGAGAAATAA
- the purF gene encoding amidophosphoribosyltransferase produces MCGIVGIAGVMPVNQSIYDALTVLQHRGQDAAGIITIDANNCFRLRKANGLVSDVFEARHMQRMQGNMGIGHVRYPTAGSSSASEAQPFYVNSPYGITLAHNGNLTNAHELRQKLFEEKRRHINTTSDSEILLNIFASELDNFRHYPLEADNIFAAIAATNRQIRGAYACVAMIIGHGMVAFRDPNGIRPLVLGKRDIGDGRTEYMVASESVALDTLGFEFLRDVAPGEAVYITEKGQLFTRQCAENPVSNPCLFEYVYFARPDSFIDKISVYSARVNMGTKLGEKIAREWEDLDIDVVIPIPETSCDIALEIARILDKPYRQGFVKNRYVGRTFIMPGQHLRRKSVRRKLNANRAEFRGKNVLLVDDSIVRGTTSEQIIEMAREAGAKKVYLASAAPEIRFPNVYGIDMPTANELIAHGREVDEIRQIIGADGLIFQDLDDLIDAVRAENPDIQQFECSVFNGVYVTKDVDQQYLDYLDSLRNDDAKAVQLQTEVENLEMHNEG; encoded by the coding sequence ATGTGCGGTATTGTCGGTATCGCCGGTGTTATGCCGGTAAACCAGTCGATTTATGACGCGTTAACGGTGCTTCAGCATCGTGGGCAGGATGCCGCGGGCATCATCACCATTGATGCGAATAACTGCTTCCGTTTGCGTAAAGCTAACGGACTGGTGAGCGATGTGTTCGAAGCGCGCCACATGCAGCGTATGCAGGGAAATATGGGGATTGGCCACGTTCGTTACCCAACGGCGGGCAGTTCCAGCGCTTCTGAAGCGCAGCCTTTTTACGTTAACTCGCCGTACGGCATTACGTTGGCCCACAATGGCAACCTGACGAATGCCCATGAGCTGCGTCAAAAGCTGTTTGAAGAAAAACGCCGCCACATCAACACCACCTCCGATTCCGAAATCCTGCTTAACATCTTTGCCAGCGAGCTGGATAATTTCCGTCATTACCCGCTGGAAGCCGATAACATCTTCGCCGCGATCGCCGCGACGAACCGCCAGATCCGCGGCGCATATGCCTGCGTGGCGATGATTATCGGTCACGGTATGGTTGCCTTCCGCGATCCGAACGGTATTCGCCCGCTGGTGCTCGGCAAACGCGATATCGGCGATGGCCGCACCGAGTATATGGTGGCCTCCGAAAGCGTGGCGCTGGATACGCTGGGCTTTGAATTCCTGCGTGATGTCGCGCCGGGCGAAGCGGTGTATATCACCGAGAAAGGCCAGCTGTTTACCCGCCAGTGTGCGGAAAACCCGGTCAGCAACCCGTGTCTGTTCGAATACGTCTATTTCGCGCGTCCGGATTCCTTCATCGACAAGATTTCCGTCTACAGCGCCCGCGTGAATATGGGCACTAAGCTTGGCGAGAAAATTGCCCGCGAGTGGGAAGATCTGGATATCGACGTGGTCATTCCGATCCCGGAAACCTCTTGTGATATCGCGTTGGAAATCGCCCGTATCCTCGATAAGCCGTACCGTCAGGGGTTCGTTAAAAACCGCTACGTTGGCCGCACCTTCATCATGCCGGGCCAGCATCTGCGCCGTAAATCGGTGCGCCGCAAGCTGAACGCCAACCGCGCTGAATTCCGTGGTAAGAATGTGCTGCTGGTGGACGATTCCATCGTTCGTGGCACGACCTCTGAACAGATTATCGAAATGGCGCGCGAAGCCGGGGCGAAGAAGGTGTATCTGGCCTCTGCGGCGCCGGAAATTCGCTTCCCTAACGTTTACGGCATCGATATGCCGACGGCGAATGAGCTGATTGCCCATGGCCGTGAAGTTGACGAGATCCGCCAGATCATTGGCGCTGACGGTCTGATTTTCCAGGATCTGGACGATTTGATTGACGCGGTACGCGCAGAGAACCCGGATATTCAGCAGTTCGAGTGCTCGGTCTTTAACGGCGTATACGTCACGAAAGACGTTGACCAGCAGTATCTTGATTATCTCGATTCCCTGCGTAACGACGACGCGAAAGCGGTTCAGCTGCAAACCGAAGTCGAAAACTTAGAGATGCACAACGAAGGTTAA
- the argT gene encoding lysine/arginine/ornithine ABC transporter substrate-binding protein ArgT produces MKKTILALSLIMGISSAASVYAALPQSIRIGTDTTYAPFSSKDSKGNFIGFDIDLGNELCSRIKVKCTWVGSDFDALIPSLKAKKIDAIISSLSITEKRQQEIAFSDKLYAADSRLIAVKGSPIQPTLELLKGKHVGVLQGSTQEAYANERWRSQGVDVIAYANQDLIYSDLAAGRLDAALQDEVAASEGFLKQPAGKDYAFAGPSVKDKKYFGDGTGIGLRKEDGELKAAFDKALGEMRKDGTYDKMAKKYFDFNVYGD; encoded by the coding sequence ATGAAGAAGACGATCCTGGCTCTCTCGTTAATCATGGGAATCAGCAGCGCCGCCAGCGTATATGCGGCGCTGCCGCAAAGTATCCGCATCGGCACCGATACCACCTATGCGCCTTTCTCGTCGAAGGACTCGAAGGGGAATTTTATTGGTTTTGACATCGATCTGGGCAACGAACTCTGCTCGCGCATCAAGGTGAAGTGTACCTGGGTGGGCAGTGATTTTGACGCGCTGATCCCCTCACTGAAAGCGAAGAAAATCGACGCGATCATCTCGTCGCTGTCGATTACCGAGAAACGTCAGCAGGAGATTGCCTTTTCTGACAAGCTGTATGCGGCAGACTCCCGGTTGATCGCGGTAAAAGGCTCACCGATTCAGCCGACGCTGGAGTTGCTAAAAGGCAAACACGTCGGTGTATTGCAGGGCTCCACTCAGGAAGCTTACGCGAATGAACGCTGGCGCAGCCAGGGCGTGGACGTGATTGCCTACGCCAACCAGGATCTGATTTACTCTGACCTCGCCGCTGGCCGTCTTGATGCGGCGTTGCAGGATGAGGTCGCGGCCAGCGAAGGCTTCCTCAAACAACCTGCCGGTAAAGATTACGCCTTTGCCGGTCCATCCGTTAAAGACAAAAAATACTTCGGCGACGGTACCGGCATTGGCCTGCGCAAAGAAGATGGCGAGCTGAAGGCCGCTTTCGACAAAGCGCTTGGCGAGATGCGTAAAGACGGCACCTACGACAAGATGGCGAAGAAGTACTTCGACTTTAACGTCTACGGCGATTAA
- a CDS encoding alanine/ornithine racemase family PLP-dependent enzyme gives MYMPVLEINLKKLRENASVEKELLEKFGVEVMAVNKVFDGNQETARAVFDGGIQVIAESRTYNLKKIKEIGCTTCLLRSPCLSEIEEVVRYADISLNSEPAVICALAEEAQRQGKIHQVLLMVDMGDLREGVWFIDYQKILSLVCLIDELPGLELYGLGTNFNCYGTVLPTVKNGGDFLTLARRLEQDSGRVIPRLSAGNCTSFHLMDKGIWPKGLDHLRIGGLHEFGIEYVEMKYLDEFHHSHKPVGKACSDLYVLEAEIIELNSKPTLPVGELGVDAFLQSKTFVDRGVRKRALLAFGRQDVPCENCVPVDDAITVLGQTSDHTLVDIEACQQPLKVGDVVRFELDYTGLLMACQTKGIELRYIR, from the coding sequence ATGTACATGCCGGTTCTGGAAATTAATTTAAAAAAACTCAGAGAAAATGCCAGCGTTGAAAAAGAACTGCTGGAGAAATTTGGCGTTGAAGTGATGGCGGTGAATAAAGTCTTCGATGGCAATCAGGAAACCGCCCGCGCGGTGTTTGACGGTGGAATTCAGGTGATTGCCGAATCGCGAACCTACAACCTGAAGAAAATTAAAGAGATTGGCTGTACGACCTGCTTATTACGCAGCCCCTGTCTGAGCGAGATTGAGGAGGTGGTGCGATACGCCGATATCAGCCTCAACAGCGAGCCTGCCGTGATTTGTGCTTTGGCCGAAGAGGCCCAGCGGCAGGGGAAAATTCACCAGGTGCTGCTGATGGTGGACATGGGAGATCTACGTGAAGGGGTCTGGTTTATCGACTACCAGAAAATACTGTCACTGGTCTGTCTGATTGATGAACTGCCGGGGCTGGAGCTGTATGGCCTTGGAACCAACTTCAACTGTTACGGCACCGTGCTGCCAACCGTGAAAAACGGTGGGGACTTTCTCACGCTTGCCAGACGGCTGGAACAGGACAGTGGACGGGTTATTCCCCGCCTGTCGGCCGGAAACTGCACCAGCTTCCACCTGATGGACAAAGGCATCTGGCCAAAAGGATTGGATCACCTGCGTATCGGCGGCCTGCACGAATTCGGCATCGAATATGTGGAGATGAAGTATCTCGATGAGTTTCATCATTCGCACAAACCGGTCGGCAAAGCCTGTTCGGATTTGTACGTGCTGGAAGCCGAAATTATTGAGCTCAACAGTAAACCGACGCTGCCGGTTGGTGAGCTGGGCGTCGATGCTTTTTTACAGAGTAAAACCTTTGTCGATCGTGGCGTCAGAAAACGGGCGCTGCTGGCGTTCGGCAGGCAGGACGTTCCCTGTGAAAACTGCGTGCCGGTTGACGATGCCATTACTGTGCTGGGGCAAACCAGCGATCACACGCTGGTGGATATTGAAGCCTGCCAGCAGCCACTGAAGGTCGGGGATGTGGTGCGCTTCGAGCTCGACTATACCGGGCTGCTGATGGCCTGCCAGACGAAAGGTATTGAGCTGCGCTATATCCGCTAA